A genomic stretch from Halococcus sediminicola includes:
- a CDS encoding DNA double-strand break repair nuclease NurA has translation MDAEALSLVRAICGRIDENVPRQGREQSEHARRLFEHLDKPGGGVESIGEPWCARTPIADLGNWSNDPWDGPTYAIDASTTQALEYTNGLIMDTAYAKLGVGGIDVNRSAERAGTVKTVVYYHEGESTIRSERFSEADETEDESPLQGELVPYDADADSAQNLSKAVSSVAQSLAEGEHARRMLDEVDGPLFLDGSLYPLGVLYWVLLDDAGSTSPAESWGRPREIVENYIEVVETQYDRGFPVVGIVKTSTTAQLVDSLEEKIRQHDVTDESGLRPDVSWTRDHQYLAEVLRGGSLDELTYTSWFVSTELAAGRFGDTEILDPFAQDLQFGEPGDYRRAFFYVRLPKQEFVFRVETPLLFILDDEETRDEIQNKALKEIARRRDVPQAVTRADRIAGISQGNRKTIRGVLNSSAPSKNYNWDGRWSQDDINGMEPDNE, from the coding sequence ATGGATGCAGAAGCACTTTCGCTCGTCCGAGCGATATGCGGGCGAATCGACGAGAACGTCCCGCGGCAGGGCCGTGAGCAGTCCGAACACGCTCGCCGGCTGTTCGAACATCTCGATAAACCCGGTGGTGGTGTCGAATCGATCGGCGAACCGTGGTGTGCTCGGACGCCGATCGCCGACCTCGGGAACTGGAGCAACGACCCGTGGGATGGGCCGACATATGCCATCGATGCTTCGACGACGCAGGCGCTCGAATACACAAATGGGCTAATCATGGATACGGCCTACGCCAAACTCGGTGTCGGCGGTATCGACGTCAATCGCAGTGCCGAGCGCGCCGGCACGGTGAAAACCGTGGTCTACTACCACGAAGGTGAATCAACCATCCGCAGCGAGAGATTTTCTGAAGCCGATGAAACCGAGGATGAAAGTCCGTTACAGGGCGAACTTGTTCCTTACGATGCCGACGCGGACTCGGCGCAGAATCTCTCGAAGGCCGTCTCATCGGTCGCCCAATCGCTCGCTGAGGGTGAGCACGCTCGCCGAATGCTTGATGAAGTCGACGGCCCGCTCTTTCTGGATGGATCGCTCTACCCGCTTGGCGTGCTGTATTGGGTGTTGCTCGATGACGCCGGTAGTACCTCTCCCGCCGAATCATGGGGTCGGCCTCGTGAAATCGTAGAGAACTACATCGAGGTTGTGGAGACCCAATACGACCGCGGCTTTCCAGTTGTGGGAATCGTGAAAACCTCGACCACGGCCCAACTCGTTGATTCGCTGGAAGAGAAAATCCGCCAGCACGACGTTACGGACGAGAGCGGCCTGCGACCGGACGTTTCGTGGACCCGAGATCACCAGTATCTCGCCGAGGTGCTCCGGGGCGGGAGTCTCGACGAACTCACTTACACATCGTGGTTCGTAAGCACCGAACTCGCCGCCGGTCGATTCGGCGATACTGAGATACTTGATCCCTTCGCACAGGACCTCCAGTTCGGTGAGCCCGGTGATTACCGGCGAGCGTTTTTCTACGTGCGATTGCCAAAGCAAGAGTTCGTTTTTCGGGTCGAGACGCCGCTCCTCTTTATCCTCGACGACGAGGAAACCCGCGATGAGATCCAGAACAAAGCACTCAAAGAGATCGCCCGTCGCCGCGACGTACCGCAAGCTGTGACACGTGCCGACCGTATCGCTGGCATCTCGCAGGGTAATCGTAAGACGATTCGTGGGGTACTGAATTCGAGCGCACCAAGCAAGAACTACAATTGGGACGGCCGGTGGAGCCAAGACGACATCAACGGAATGGAGCCCGACAATGAGTGA
- a CDS encoding AAA family ATPase produces MKITRIRLQNIRSYEDQTVEFPEGTILIHGENGAGKTSLLMGLFGGLFLSNITNVDGNNFNVGDLVRRGEDKGRVELDFVVDDDEYSVEWEMPGLDSGSASKATLSSPVLSDPVSGIRDVQQEVTNLLGMNEDDFSSSAYVQQGEIDRLIEANDRGAMIDSLLGLDQIEEYIERAKMTRRGARRTYERCQERRRGQEANLDDYDHDEDGYIEVIQRLEDEIEDKKDLADRHQTHIDETLIPRLNEYTDKLEHHETLSERLSDKQDQIEQAKSDRKEAQLSKQDSEDTITEHKSAIGDLRDEVGMLDDEAEYDLDSRESAADALDAVQDDLLDAQQEKNTLENEYNNARDDLLDAKSDLGDVNEDLKESRTQVEEKELAIENAEGDVESYEDELREQLRNLADTLEEYEVETNFRMDEQGEIDIGVATDALIPLARERIPERREQLNDEINELTGEIGRLETKAETLNDRIEKFQELGEAGECPKCGQTVGEAHVDAEIDELENERDNVETEITSIEEDKKQLQRRHGQLSGIRNTVNDVIDFYTDTLDEARERVEDLRSDREDITQEIDELVAEESELHDRIGDLETTVEEREATFEEAKTHMESIADSRETIKDADAKYDAINDRQTKIEQEQQAISHADDRIENLDDQLDAYWDEKESIEDELGDLDPEELRERKATYEDEIESHREDRDEAQSQVEDLRGEVATVETTLNNFRDLQENIAELEHRERWADSVREDIEHTLSIYNEVQSDLRETYLGYLNEYTNDIFKDIYKNSSYQQVRITEEHDETYDTYDYDIQLLRDDGTMEDPTNASGGERAVVNLALRAGIYRLIAQIRGAGGTLPPFILDEPTTFLDEGHVGQLEQMLDTVKEWDVAQVFVVSHDESLIHGADHECLVTKDEGSTSQIEMQLAGQDYEGSDGTEVALSDGGSGDGSS; encoded by the coding sequence ATGAAGATTACTCGAATCCGACTACAGAACATCCGTAGTTACGAAGATCAGACCGTCGAATTTCCCGAGGGCACTATCTTGATCCACGGCGAGAACGGAGCCGGGAAAACGTCGCTTTTGATGGGTCTGTTCGGTGGGCTGTTCCTTTCCAATATCACGAACGTCGATGGCAACAACTTCAACGTAGGCGACCTCGTGCGCCGCGGCGAGGATAAGGGCCGCGTCGAGTTGGATTTCGTCGTTGACGACGACGAGTATAGCGTCGAATGGGAAATGCCCGGTCTTGATAGTGGAAGCGCATCGAAGGCCACACTTTCGTCGCCAGTTCTCTCAGATCCAGTTTCTGGCATCCGTGACGTCCAGCAGGAGGTGACGAATCTACTGGGCATGAACGAGGACGATTTCTCCAGTTCGGCGTATGTTCAGCAGGGCGAGATTGATCGACTCATAGAAGCGAACGACCGTGGCGCGATGATCGACAGCCTGCTCGGTCTCGACCAGATCGAGGAGTATATCGAACGCGCTAAAATGACCCGACGCGGGGCGAGACGTACCTACGAACGGTGCCAGGAACGTCGTCGCGGACAGGAGGCGAATCTCGACGACTACGATCACGACGAGGATGGTTATATCGAGGTAATACAGCGCCTCGAAGACGAGATCGAAGACAAGAAAGATCTCGCCGACCGTCATCAAACCCATATTGATGAGACGCTCATCCCACGGCTCAACGAATATACCGACAAACTCGAGCACCACGAGACACTCTCCGAACGACTCTCAGATAAGCAAGACCAGATCGAACAGGCAAAATCCGATCGGAAAGAGGCCCAGCTATCCAAGCAAGATAGCGAGGACACTATCACCGAGCACAAATCCGCAATCGGCGACCTCCGTGACGAGGTCGGGATGCTCGACGACGAGGCGGAGTATGACCTTGATAGTCGAGAAAGCGCGGCGGATGCGCTCGACGCTGTTCAGGATGATCTGCTCGACGCTCAGCAGGAAAAGAATACGCTGGAAAACGAGTACAACAATGCCCGCGACGATCTCTTGGATGCGAAGTCGGACCTCGGCGACGTCAATGAGGATCTAAAGGAATCGCGGACCCAAGTCGAGGAGAAGGAATTAGCTATCGAGAATGCCGAAGGCGATGTCGAGAGTTACGAAGATGAACTCCGCGAACAACTTCGCAACCTTGCGGACACGCTTGAGGAATACGAGGTTGAGACAAACTTCAGAATGGATGAGCAGGGCGAAATCGACATCGGCGTGGCTACGGACGCGTTAATTCCGCTCGCCCGTGAGCGTATTCCCGAGCGCCGAGAGCAACTCAACGACGAGATTAACGAACTCACTGGCGAGATTGGACGCCTCGAAACTAAAGCCGAAACCCTCAACGACCGGATCGAGAAATTTCAAGAACTCGGCGAGGCTGGCGAGTGTCCCAAGTGTGGCCAGACCGTCGGGGAGGCCCATGTCGACGCGGAGATAGACGAGTTGGAGAACGAGCGGGATAACGTTGAGACGGAGATCACGTCGATCGAGGAAGACAAAAAGCAGCTTCAGCGCCGACACGGCCAACTCAGCGGTATTCGCAACACTGTAAATGATGTGATTGATTTCTATACCGACACGCTGGATGAGGCCCGCGAGCGCGTCGAAGACCTCCGCAGCGACCGTGAGGACATTACCCAGGAAATCGATGAGCTTGTAGCCGAAGAATCCGAACTACATGACCGGATCGGCGATCTCGAAACCACAGTTGAGGAACGCGAGGCGACCTTCGAGGAGGCTAAAACCCACATGGAGAGCATTGCTGACAGCCGCGAGACGATCAAAGATGCTGACGCGAAGTACGACGCCATCAATGACCGCCAGACCAAAATCGAACAGGAACAGCAGGCCATCAGCCACGCCGACGACCGAATCGAGAACCTCGACGACCAACTCGACGCCTACTGGGACGAGAAAGAGAGCATCGAAGACGAACTCGGTGACCTCGACCCCGAGGAGCTTCGAGAACGAAAGGCTACCTACGAGGACGAAATCGAGAGCCATCGTGAGGACCGGGACGAGGCCCAAAGTCAGGTCGAAGACCTCCGAGGCGAGGTGGCCACCGTAGAAACCACGCTGAATAACTTCCGCGATCTCCAGGAGAATATCGCCGAATTAGAACACCGCGAACGGTGGGCCGATAGCGTTCGAGAGGACATCGAGCACACACTCTCAATCTACAACGAGGTCCAGTCGGATCTCCGCGAGACATACCTCGGGTATCTCAACGAATACACCAACGATATCTTCAAAGACATTTATAAGAACAGTAGCTACCAGCAGGTCCGTATCACCGAAGAACACGACGAGACCTACGATACCTACGACTACGATATTCAGTTGCTCCGCGACGACGGCACGATGGAAGACCCCACCAACGCGAGCGGGGGCGAACGCGCAGTTGTGAATCTCGCGCTCCGAGCGGGTATCTATCGGTTGATCGCCCAGATCCGTGGAGCAGGCGGAACACTTCCGCCGTTCATCCTCGACGAACCGACTACGTTCCTTGATGAGGGTCATGTTGGTCAGCTAGAACAGATGCTCGACACCGTCAAGGAGTGGGACGTCGCACAGGTGTTCGTGGTGAGTCACGACGAGAGTCTGATCCATGGCGCGGATCACGAATGTCTCGTCACGAAAGACGAGGGCTCGACGAGTCAGATAGAGATGCAACTGGCTGGTCAAGACTACGAGGGCAGCGACGGGACCGAGGTTGCACTCTCGGATGGAGGATCGGGAGATGGAAGCTCATGA
- a CDS encoding ATP-binding protein produces the protein MSDFTLPEDRESKDTNKEQRTENDEVKQGTLNAPESDGDTAAESGSKDAIGARSVESDITPRAEDEIGHILGGNNIRIGRTEHLVEAYITTDRREDVQVGDYVQVPYPGRGESLFAAVEALRYEPYTDLDDTSDTHHDIVSEESVDESEYVLVAELDPIASIEIDDTAAEAEEKYERGIVSRIPKPNADVTLTEDEAFLRTGLNIPHSGVFCGHLAVAGDRKTVADKPVPYYIDNPGSVQDGAGGFEVESGEPAIWRHTLVAGSTGKGKTHFTKNLLRQFIGGKRYPVGNAHKELGVVIFDPANEYWQMRENNEDLQPGGEKAALGEELRNSSINTGGLGDDLQVFAPEVDGASPDESGERYPFSIPFSLVAEHPQLLMPYKATAVTRGALEDCLDDYFDQFHEPERVEGDGEPSLVDDDGNVPQYEDFIHFLNQNDHEGSMLRERNEIGSGTWGAVMRRAKRSEFGAVFDADANRLDEVAHRMFEPGQVTVIPTRHLTSKRESLVVLSVLSYIIENKLKSDGADPNVSETPLMVGVDEAHNYLSSPSSDDVRGQYIVNQARDAVRQGRKDQLGMMMITQNPEDIDDDILKQTNTNVFLGLRAEVVQRVPSIPPEFARDIPKFGKGQAAVKAPDVEAVEVTGLSECLTKHGD, from the coding sequence ATGAGTGATTTTACCCTCCCCGAAGACCGCGAGAGCAAGGATACAAACAAGGAGCAACGTACCGAAAATGACGAGGTTAAGCAGGGAACGCTCAACGCTCCCGAAAGTGATGGCGATACCGCCGCTGAGAGCGGGAGCAAAGACGCCATCGGTGCACGCTCGGTCGAGAGCGATATCACTCCACGCGCGGAGGACGAGATCGGTCATATCCTCGGTGGCAACAACATCCGAATCGGCCGCACCGAACATCTGGTCGAGGCGTACATCACTACCGATCGGCGCGAGGACGTGCAGGTAGGCGATTACGTACAAGTCCCCTATCCCGGACGAGGCGAGAGCCTGTTCGCGGCTGTTGAAGCACTCCGGTACGAACCTTATACGGACCTCGATGATACCTCCGACACTCACCACGACATCGTAAGCGAGGAGAGCGTCGACGAAAGCGAATATGTACTGGTAGCTGAGCTTGATCCAATCGCGTCAATCGAGATCGACGACACGGCCGCCGAGGCTGAGGAGAAATACGAGCGCGGGATCGTGAGTCGAATCCCGAAGCCCAACGCAGATGTGACACTTACCGAAGATGAGGCATTCCTTCGCACGGGGCTGAATATCCCACACTCTGGTGTGTTCTGTGGCCATCTCGCGGTCGCTGGTGATCGAAAAACCGTCGCTGACAAGCCGGTGCCATACTACATCGACAATCCGGGGAGTGTGCAGGATGGGGCGGGAGGTTTCGAGGTCGAGAGTGGCGAACCTGCTATCTGGCGACACACGCTCGTCGCCGGCTCGACTGGGAAGGGGAAGACTCATTTCACCAAAAACCTGCTTCGCCAGTTTATCGGCGGGAAACGGTATCCGGTCGGGAATGCGCACAAAGAACTGGGCGTGGTGATCTTCGATCCCGCGAACGAGTACTGGCAAATGCGCGAGAATAACGAGGATCTTCAGCCCGGCGGCGAGAAGGCAGCGCTCGGAGAGGAACTTCGGAATAGCTCGATTAATACGGGTGGCCTCGGCGATGATCTTCAAGTGTTCGCACCGGAAGTTGACGGCGCGAGCCCGGACGAGTCGGGCGAGCGCTACCCGTTCTCGATCCCGTTCTCGCTGGTGGCCGAGCATCCCCAGCTGTTGATGCCGTACAAAGCGACCGCGGTAACGCGAGGGGCTCTGGAGGACTGTCTCGACGATTACTTCGATCAGTTCCACGAACCTGAGAGGGTTGAGGGGGATGGCGAGCCGTCACTCGTTGACGACGACGGCAATGTTCCTCAGTATGAGGACTTCATCCATTTCCTCAACCAGAACGATCACGAAGGTAGTATGCTCCGCGAGCGAAACGAGATTGGAAGCGGGACGTGGGGCGCAGTGATGCGTCGGGCAAAACGCTCGGAGTTCGGCGCAGTGTTCGATGCCGATGCGAACCGACTCGACGAGGTGGCCCATCGTATGTTCGAACCAGGACAGGTGACGGTGATCCCAACGCGACATCTGACTAGTAAGCGCGAGAGTCTTGTCGTGCTGTCGGTACTCTCCTACATCATTGAGAACAAACTGAAAAGCGACGGGGCGGACCCAAACGTGAGCGAAACACCACTGATGGTCGGCGTCGACGAGGCCCACAACTACCTCTCCTCGCCGAGCAGCGACGACGTTCGCGGGCAGTACATCGTCAACCAAGCGAGAGATGCGGTTCGACAGGGACGAAAGGACCAACTCGGAATGATGATGATCACCCAGAACCCTGAGGACATCGACGATGACATCCTGAAACAGACGAACACGAACGTCTTTCTCGGTCTTCGGGCGGAGGTGGTCCAGAGGGTGCCCTCAATCCCGCCGGAGTTTGCCCGCGACATCCCCAAATTCGGGAAAGGACAGGCAGCCGTGAAAGCACCGGATGTGGAGGCAGTCGAAGTCACTGGTCTTTCAGAATGCTTGACCAAGCACGGAGATTAG
- a CDS encoding mechanosensitive ion channel family protein — MDDSPSSSLQIGLPTTNTTANGTNTTVAIDGTGPIGEALHQFGLDTAYAKPLGAAISFVVAFAVIYLFGRAVLIPLFNRTLDRWSFDDHEKRPLLRILHLIMRVVALAVAFKAARLTGFFASTAVIAAAATLAVGLALQDTLSNVVAGVFIYTGDLFTIGDWIEWDKGAYTGIVEDISFRVTRVRTFDNELLTVPNSTLTDDVIKNTGAKDELRIQFDFRISYNDDIDEAAEIIVEEAKRHPDILDDPAPSVRMAEPSEPGRGALADFYVGLTSRFWIANPTRNDFLKTRGEYITSVKNRFDDAGIDIPYPQIHLVNQCGENPVLRLESNG; from the coding sequence ATGGACGACAGTCCGTCATCATCCCTTCAGATTGGATTGCCGACCACGAATACCACTGCTAACGGAACCAATACCACTGTCGCGATTGACGGTACCGGCCCGATCGGTGAGGCGCTCCATCAATTCGGCCTCGACACAGCATATGCGAAACCACTCGGCGCAGCTATCTCGTTCGTCGTTGCCTTCGCGGTGATCTATCTGTTTGGGCGAGCGGTCCTTATCCCGTTGTTCAATCGCACGCTCGACCGCTGGAGCTTCGACGACCACGAAAAACGTCCGCTCTTGCGGATTCTCCACCTCATAATGAGGGTCGTCGCGCTCGCGGTCGCGTTCAAAGCAGCACGTCTCACCGGATTCTTCGCCTCGACCGCTGTGATCGCCGCCGCGGCAACCCTTGCGGTCGGCCTCGCACTCCAAGACACCCTCTCGAACGTCGTCGCCGGCGTGTTCATTTACACCGGTGATCTATTCACGATCGGCGACTGGATCGAGTGGGATAAGGGAGCCTATACGGGCATCGTTGAGGATATCTCCTTTCGGGTCACGAGAGTGCGTACCTTCGACAACGAACTCCTTACCGTGCCGAACTCTACACTGACGGATGACGTCATCAAAAACACCGGGGCAAAGGATGAACTCCGCATCCAGTTCGACTTCCGCATCAGCTACAATGACGACATCGACGAAGCGGCCGAGATTATTGTTGAGGAAGCCAAACGCCATCCAGATATCCTTGATGATCCCGCACCCTCAGTCCGGATGGCCGAACCGTCTGAGCCCGGCCGCGGTGCGCTCGCTGACTTCTATGTAGGCCTGACTTCACGCTTTTGGATCGCCAACCCAACCCGTAACGACTTCCTCAAGACCCGGGGCGAATACATCACAAGCGTGAAGAACCGCTTCGATGATGCGGGTATCGACATTCCCTATCCACAGATCCACCTCGTCAACCAGTGTGGCGAGAACCCAGTTCTCAGACTCGAATCGAACGGCTAA
- the tnpA gene encoding IS200/IS605 family transposase → MKTTRHAAYNLNYHIVWLPKCRRSVLTGTVARHVEEIIQEIAGDKGLEVIDLTIQPDHIHLFVSSPPKHAPSLLANWFKGISSRKYNHRYASSDDQKIKWARGYYAGTAGEVSSETVQDYIQRQEAEA, encoded by the coding sequence ATGAAGACCACACGGCACGCGGCTTATAACCTCAACTACCACATAGTGTGGTTGCCGAAGTGCCGTCGTTCGGTACTGACCGGAACGGTCGCGCGCCACGTCGAAGAAATCATCCAAGAGATAGCAGGTGACAAAGGGCTGGAGGTTATCGATCTCACCATTCAACCCGACCATATCCACCTGTTCGTGAGTAGCCCACCGAAGCACGCTCCGTCGCTCCTTGCCAACTGGTTCAAAGGAATCTCATCGCGGAAGTACAATCACCGCTACGCGAGTTCCGACGACCAGAAAATCAAGTGGGCGCGGGGATACTACGCTGGAACGGCAGGCGAGGTATCCAGCGAAACCGTCCAAGACTACATCCAGCGCCAAGAGGCCGAAGCATGA
- a CDS encoding LOG family protein has translation MDRICVYCGSSDGAQPVYRKAADHLGRTLADRNLGLVYGGGDVGLMGTVADATLDAGGEAYGIIPDALREREIAHDGLSDLEIVESMHERKQRMVDQSDGFIALPGGFGTLEEFMEVLTWTQLGLHEHPCGLLNVADYYADLAAFFDHQCDEAFVSAHHREIIVIEDDPNDLLDQFTNYEAPPLKDVLQSADET, from the coding sequence ATGGACCGGATCTGTGTCTATTGTGGGTCGAGTGATGGCGCTCAACCGGTATATCGGAAAGCTGCCGATCACCTTGGACGAACGCTCGCGGACCGGAATCTCGGGCTCGTCTACGGCGGTGGCGACGTCGGATTAATGGGGACGGTTGCGGATGCAACGCTTGACGCGGGCGGCGAAGCCTACGGCATCATTCCGGATGCGCTCCGCGAACGCGAGATCGCTCATGATGGACTTAGCGATCTCGAAATCGTCGAGTCGATGCATGAACGCAAACAACGCATGGTCGATCAGTCCGATGGATTTATCGCACTCCCCGGCGGGTTCGGCACGCTCGAAGAGTTCATGGAAGTGCTCACGTGGACTCAACTCGGTCTCCACGAGCATCCCTGTGGACTTCTGAACGTCGCGGACTACTACGCGGACCTCGCCGCATTTTTTGACCACCAATGTGATGAAGCGTTCGTGAGTGCTCACCATCGAGAAATCATCGTAATCGAGGACGATCCCAACGACTTGCTTGACCAGTTCACCAACTATGAAGCACCTCCATTGAAGGATGTTCTGCAAAGCGCAGACGAGACGTAG
- a CDS encoding metallophosphoesterase family protein, with the protein MVQIAHISDTHLGNRQYGSDVRRQDFTDAFAAAVERAVERDVDAIIHTGDLFHRRTPPLPQVNQCIGVLRRAHDAGIPFLGIVGNHDRKMDDQWLDLMAHTGTASRLDSSPTMIGEGDEAVALYGIDAVPSPAWDSTNFELDKPDNDDAYRLLCMHQLLHPPVPEIMADYPADSVIERLNIEIDGLALGDYHEAESADVNGVDVWYAGSTERGSAGEEGPRSITMLSDFSDHTMSRSHVDLDTRDFQPIQIAFEENDGYEHARSVFEEYDLTDAVAVVNLTGKRTSLTASDIHEIALDRGAAVARVDDNRGREHLDIGANPTTDVEDPDTLIDKRLAKAGLSEPALDVDQMVRDEATSTNALDDNAERLISEAQDKAFESGDPEAVLGDGPVEEPEGGDERVANARPGGGNESDDTEPTETAETLREQVETDVEAAEAEAEGSDVVASEDGESGDKPALTDMKKPAGESKSETDTAESVKERPPEARAETAPTTNESETEQTVETEATDGGNDPEDDTESASGSTNQASFADIGGSKEESQ; encoded by the coding sequence ATGGTTCAAATCGCCCATATCAGCGACACTCACCTCGGAAATCGACAGTACGGCAGTGACGTGCGCCGGCAGGATTTCACCGACGCCTTCGCCGCCGCGGTCGAACGTGCGGTTGAGCGCGATGTCGACGCGATCATCCACACCGGTGATTTGTTCCATCGACGAACACCGCCGCTCCCGCAGGTCAACCAGTGTATCGGCGTGCTTCGGCGAGCACACGACGCCGGCATCCCCTTTCTCGGAATTGTCGGAAACCACGACCGAAAGATGGACGATCAGTGGCTCGATTTGATGGCCCACACTGGGACTGCTAGCCGTCTCGATAGCTCGCCGACGATGATCGGCGAAGGCGACGAAGCTGTCGCGCTCTACGGCATCGACGCCGTGCCAAGCCCAGCGTGGGATTCCACGAACTTCGAACTTGACAAGCCCGACAACGACGACGCTTACCGGCTCTTATGTATGCATCAGCTTCTCCATCCGCCTGTGCCGGAGATTATGGCCGACTATCCCGCTGACTCGGTGATCGAGCGCCTCAACATCGAGATTGACGGCCTCGCACTCGGTGATTATCACGAGGCCGAGAGTGCCGACGTCAATGGTGTGGATGTGTGGTACGCCGGTTCCACGGAGCGAGGTAGTGCAGGCGAGGAGGGCCCGCGCTCGATCACGATGCTCTCCGATTTCTCCGATCACACCATGTCGCGTAGCCACGTCGACCTCGACACGAGAGACTTCCAGCCCATTCAGATAGCGTTTGAGGAGAACGACGGCTACGAACATGCCCGCTCCGTATTCGAGGAATACGACCTCACCGATGCCGTGGCGGTTGTGAACCTCACTGGTAAGCGTACCTCCCTCACTGCGAGCGACATTCACGAAATAGCTCTTGACCGCGGTGCGGCGGTCGCCCGTGTCGACGACAACCGGGGACGTGAGCATCTCGATATCGGTGCTAACCCGACAACGGACGTCGAAGACCCTGACACCCTGATTGACAAGCGGCTCGCCAAAGCGGGTCTCAGCGAACCAGCCCTTGATGTCGATCAGATGGTTCGAGACGAGGCAACGTCGACGAACGCGCTTGACGACAACGCCGAACGACTCATTAGTGAAGCACAGGATAAAGCGTTCGAGAGCGGCGACCCCGAGGCGGTACTGGGCGATGGTCCCGTTGAGGAACCCGAAGGGGGCGACGAACGAGTCGCCAATGCCAGGCCGGGTGGCGGCAACGAGTCTGACGACACCGAACCGACTGAGACAGCAGAGACACTCCGAGAGCAGGTCGAGACGGACGTCGAAGCCGCCGAGGCAGAGGCGGAGGGCAGTGACGTCGTAGCAAGCGAAGACGGCGAGAGCGGCGATAAGCCGGCCCTAACGGATATGAAAAAACCTGCGGGCGAATCTAAATCTGAAACGGACACCGCCGAGTCTGTTAAAGAGAGGCCGCCGGAAGCTCGGGCTGAAACCGCACCGACGACCAACGAGAGCGAGACAGAGCAGACCGTCGAAACCGAAGCGACCGATGGCGGCAACGATCCTGAGGACGATACCGAGAGCGCCAGTGGTTCGACAAACCAGGCATCATTCGCTGACATCGGTGGTAGCAAGGAAGAATCTCAATGA
- a CDS encoding TMEM175 family protein — translation MSLSYSHESTETDRLLALSDGVIAIAITLLVLDINIPTIPAGSTVAVLRDLITKQWQEFFAYLLSFFVVGFYWVLHRRVFIHIDRHNRGVLWLNLLFLLFVGFVPYATSMFTAYPDQFGVTFYAGMLALTGFSLTLLWGYASRKELIEEGLTSLTVGIQAARFLASPVVFVLSAIIAMFDPTIAILSWLLLLPINSVLESRLVASLEDSLSESATPPH, via the coding sequence ATGTCACTATCGTACAGCCACGAATCCACTGAGACCGACCGTTTACTCGCGCTCAGCGACGGTGTCATCGCCATCGCGATCACACTGCTGGTGTTGGACATCAACATTCCGACGATTCCTGCTGGAAGCACGGTCGCAGTACTCCGAGATCTCATCACAAAGCAGTGGCAGGAGTTTTTCGCGTATCTGTTGAGCTTTTTCGTAGTTGGTTTCTATTGGGTGCTCCATAGACGCGTGTTCATTCACATCGACCGCCACAACCGTGGCGTTCTGTGGCTCAACCTCCTGTTCTTGCTCTTCGTCGGGTTCGTCCCGTATGCAACGAGCATGTTCACCGCTTACCCTGATCAGTTTGGTGTCACCTTTTATGCAGGGATGCTGGCTCTCACTGGATTCTCTCTCACACTACTGTGGGGGTACGCCTCCCGGAAAGAACTCATAGAAGAGGGACTCACGTCGTTAACTGTCGGAATTCAGGCAGCACGATTCCTTGCGTCACCGGTCGTGTTCGTGCTATCAGCGATCATCGCAATGTTTGACCCGACGATAGCCATCCTCTCGTGGCTTCTATTACTACCGATCAACTCGGTCTTAGAATCACGACTCGTCGCGAGTCTTGAGGATTCTCTAAGCGAGTCGGCGACCCCACCCCACTAA